A window of Longimicrobiaceae bacterium contains these coding sequences:
- the pabB gene encoding aminodeoxychorismate synthase component I, whose protein sequence is MQHPQPAVPPASPVDAGAGDDAPAGGREMQGGAEELARFDALGEHGGGRSFRFREPRGVVTAWTVDDVLPALARVEAAVDAGLHAAGFVAYEAAPAFDPALATHPPREGLPLLRFALFARREEVAGEAEAPASPESYTLGEWRPSISNADYMERVERIRSLIAAGDTYQVNLTFRLCAEFDGDDAALYSRLAQAQRSAFCAHLRFGGAAIVSASPELFFRWTGDELELRPMKGTRPRGRWEAEDDALAAELLASPKERAENLMIVDLLRNDAGRISRFGSVTVPRLFEAERYETVHQLTSTIRSRTLPGTRLTDVFRALFPCGSITGAPKVRTSQIIAEMEDGPRGVYTGAIGFVSPGEAVFSVAIRTLVLDRRAGTAELGVGSGITYDSAAGAELRECTDKARFTRRTPNDFRLLETLLHEPGAGFFLLEGHLARIASSARYFGFLLDPDEVRDALSTAVAASANGAMRVRLLVSRDGGVSVDAQPFALDASTVRIAFSAEPVDSADALLYHKTTRRDAYERRAAERPDCGDVLLLNERGEVTESTIANVVVRIGGQMWTPPLECGLLPGVLRAELLRTGDVRERILHPDDLHAADTIYLVNSLRKWRCAELVD, encoded by the coding sequence TCCTCAACCCGCCGTCCCTCCCGCGTCGCCGGTCGATGCGGGGGCGGGGGATGATGCGCCGGCCGGCGGTCGGGAGATGCAGGGCGGGGCGGAGGAGCTGGCGCGGTTCGACGCGCTGGGGGAGCACGGGGGGGGGCGGTCGTTCCGCTTCCGCGAGCCGCGAGGTGTCGTAACGGCGTGGACGGTCGACGACGTGCTGCCGGCCCTGGCGCGCGTAGAGGCCGCGGTGGATGCGGGGCTGCACGCCGCCGGCTTCGTCGCGTACGAGGCCGCGCCCGCGTTCGACCCCGCGCTCGCCACGCACCCGCCGCGCGAAGGGCTTCCGCTGCTCCGCTTCGCCCTCTTCGCCAGGCGAGAGGAGGTGGCCGGGGAGGCGGAAGCGCCCGCATCTCCCGAAAGCTACACGCTCGGCGAGTGGCGGCCGTCCATCTCCAACGCGGACTACATGGAGCGGGTGGAGCGTATCCGGTCGCTGATCGCGGCGGGGGACACGTACCAGGTGAACCTCACGTTCCGCCTCTGCGCGGAGTTCGACGGCGACGACGCGGCGCTGTACTCGCGGCTGGCGCAGGCGCAGCGCTCGGCCTTCTGCGCGCACCTGCGGTTCGGCGGCGCGGCCATCGTCTCCGCATCTCCCGAGCTGTTCTTCCGGTGGACGGGGGACGAGCTGGAACTGCGGCCCATGAAGGGCACGCGGCCGCGCGGGCGGTGGGAGGCGGAGGACGACGCGCTGGCGGCAGAGCTGCTCGCATCGCCCAAGGAGCGCGCGGAGAACCTGATGATCGTGGACCTGCTGCGGAACGACGCGGGCCGCATCTCCCGGTTCGGCAGCGTCACCGTGCCGCGCCTGTTCGAGGCGGAGCGGTACGAGACGGTGCACCAGCTCACGTCCACCATCCGCTCGCGAACGCTGCCGGGGACACGGCTCACGGACGTGTTCCGCGCGCTCTTCCCGTGCGGCTCCATCACCGGCGCGCCCAAGGTGCGGACGTCGCAGATCATCGCGGAGATGGAGGACGGGCCGCGTGGCGTGTACACCGGCGCCATCGGCTTCGTCTCGCCGGGCGAGGCGGTGTTCAGCGTTGCGATCCGGACGCTGGTGCTGGACCGGCGCGCGGGGACGGCGGAGCTGGGCGTGGGCAGCGGCATCACGTACGACTCCGCCGCGGGCGCGGAGTTGCGCGAGTGCACGGACAAGGCGCGCTTCACCCGCCGCACGCCCAACGATTTCCGTCTGCTGGAGACGCTGCTGCACGAGCCGGGAGCCGGCTTCTTCCTGCTCGAAGGCCATCTCGCCCGCATCGCATCTTCCGCCCGCTACTTCGGCTTCCTCCTCGACCCGGACGAGGTGCGCGATGCCCTCTCCACCGCTGTCGCGGCGTCCGCGAACGGGGCGATGCGCGTGCGGCTGCTTGTCAGCCGAGACGGCGGGGTTTCGGTAGATGCGCAGCCGTTCGCGCTGGACGCGTCCACGGTACGCATTGCCTTCTCGGCGGAGCCGGTGGACAGTGCGGATGCGCTGCTGTACCACAAGACCACGCGGCGAGATGCGTACGAGCGCCGCGCCGCCGAGCGCCCCGACTGCGGAGACGTGCTGCTGCTGAACGAGCGCGGCGAGGTCACGGAGTCCACCATCGCCAACGTCGTCGTGCGCATCGGCGGGCAGATGTGGACGCCGCCGCTGGAGTGCGGCCTCCTCCCCGGCGTCCTCCGCGCCGAGCTGCTGCGCACCGGCGACGTCCGTGAGCGCATCCTCCATCCCGACGATCTGCACGCAGCCGATACGATCTATCTCGTCAACTCGCTCCGGAAGTGGCGCTGCGCCGAGCTGGTGGACTGA
- a CDS encoding phosphoglycerate mutase family protein translates to MRTLNLSRLLPLATLAAALLAAPTVLRAQMPAPVPGVTTVIVVRHAEKATDDPQDPALTPAGHARAAVLAQMLNGTTVSAIYTTQYKRTHETAEPLSAASGVAVTERPIGAANSATYAQDLAREIMATQRGKTVVVVGHSNTVPAIVQALSGQTVPDIADTEYDHLFVVQIPATGTPTVLSNHYGLRTGSTVL, encoded by the coding sequence ATGCGCACGCTGAACCTTTCCCGGCTCCTTCCTCTAGCGACGCTCGCCGCTGCCCTTCTCGCCGCACCCACTGTGCTGCGCGCGCAGATGCCTGCGCCTGTGCCGGGCGTCACGACCGTGATCGTGGTACGGCACGCGGAGAAGGCGACGGACGACCCGCAGGATCCCGCGCTCACCCCGGCGGGCCATGCACGCGCCGCGGTCCTGGCGCAGATGCTGAACGGGACCACTGTCTCCGCCATCTACACCACGCAGTACAAGCGCACTCACGAGACGGCGGAGCCGCTCTCCGCGGCCAGCGGCGTGGCGGTCACGGAGCGGCCCATTGGGGCGGCGAACTCGGCAACGTACGCGCAGGACCTGGCGCGCGAGATCATGGCCACGCAGCGTGGCAAGACGGTCGTGGTCGTGGGGCACAGCAACACGGTGCCGGCCATCGTCCAGGCGCTCAGCGGGCAGACGGTGCCCGACATCGCCGACACGGAGTACGACCACCTGTTCGTCGTCCAGATCCCCGCGACCGGCACGCCCACGGTCCTGAGCAACCACTACGGCCTCCGCACCGGCTCCACCGTGCTGTGA
- a CDS encoding rhamnogalacturonan acetylesterase, translating to MAASPARTTVYMIGDSTMADRPQPETNPERGWGQMLPRFFDETVSVRNFAVNGRSTKSFIDEGKWAAVLAQLQPGDYVLIQFGHNDEKTEDPARYTNPYTGYRRNLERFVAESRAKGATPVLFSSIVRRHWNAQGVLEDTHGAYPFVAREVARDLHVPFVDLQLASEDMVRGAGVEASKRLYAWSSPGEFAMYPQGHQDDTHLSAASAEAVARLAAEGLARSGLPLARHVRLAGGASAADNPPR from the coding sequence ATGGCTGCCTCGCCCGCACGCACGACCGTGTACATGATCGGCGACTCCACGATGGCGGACAGGCCGCAGCCGGAGACGAACCCGGAGCGCGGCTGGGGGCAGATGCTGCCGCGGTTCTTCGACGAGACGGTGAGCGTGCGCAACTTCGCGGTCAACGGCAGGAGCACGAAGAGCTTCATCGACGAGGGGAAGTGGGCCGCCGTCCTCGCCCAGCTCCAACCGGGCGACTACGTGCTGATCCAGTTCGGCCACAACGACGAGAAGACGGAAGACCCCGCGCGGTACACGAACCCGTACACGGGCTACCGCCGGAACCTGGAGCGCTTCGTGGCCGAGTCGCGGGCGAAGGGCGCCACGCCGGTGCTGTTCAGCTCCATCGTGCGCAGGCACTGGAACGCGCAGGGCGTGCTGGAGGACACCCACGGCGCCTACCCGTTCGTGGCGCGCGAGGTGGCGAGGGACCTCCACGTGCCGTTCGTGGACCTTCAGCTCGCCTCGGAAGACATGGTCCGCGGCGCTGGCGTCGAAGCGTCGAAGCGGCTCTACGCGTGGTCCTCGCCGGGCGAGTTCGCGATGTATCCGCAAGGGCACCAGGACGACACCCACCTTTCCGCGGCCAGCGCGGAGGCCGTCGCCCGCCTCGCCGCGGAAGGGCTGGCGCGCTCGGGCCTGCCGCTGGCGCGCCACGTTCGGCTGGCCGGCGGGGCATCCGCGGCTGACAACCCGCCTCGCTGA